In one window of Candidatus Avedoeria danica DNA:
- a CDS encoding DUF4230 domain-containing protein, which produces MTTDTPPEHRPPTLRRTPPPAGDWPSTRSPDDDVSHPSRLPRPGRSWPVIAAAVFVAGLGALLVVAALILYGLYRRGDAFLDDVSNAFSPRPNPTPALTAKSVIVERLQEAAELTTMVYTLETVVSESQSREIGGFTIGSTELLYIANGQVRAGVDLSKLRTGDVDIERRSGEPIGPEAESVTVELPAPEILGAAIDVERSRVYDLRRSLFGPVDPDLQSRAERYALTRIVEGACAADVLTQANERASIAVRAVLEAAGAGRVTIKTRTPGPCEWPPPTP; this is translated from the coding sequence ATGACCACCGACACCCCGCCCGAGCATCGCCCGCCGACCCTCCGCCGTACGCCGCCGCCCGCCGGCGATTGGCCATCGACCCGTTCGCCCGACGACGACGTCTCGCACCCGTCGCGCCTGCCGCGACCCGGCCGCTCGTGGCCCGTCATCGCCGCCGCGGTATTCGTGGCTGGCCTCGGCGCACTCCTCGTCGTCGCCGCGCTGATCCTCTACGGCCTTTACCGCCGCGGCGACGCCTTCCTCGACGACGTCTCGAACGCGTTCAGCCCGCGGCCGAACCCGACGCCGGCGCTGACCGCAAAATCCGTCATCGTCGAGCGGCTGCAAGAGGCCGCCGAGCTCACGACGATGGTCTACACGCTCGAAACCGTCGTCTCGGAGTCGCAGTCCCGCGAGATCGGCGGCTTCACGATCGGCTCGACCGAGCTGCTCTATATCGCCAACGGCCAGGTCCGGGCCGGCGTCGACCTGTCGAAGCTGCGCACAGGCGATGTCGACATCGAACGCCGCTCGGGCGAGCCGATCGGGCCGGAAGCCGAGTCGGTGACCGTCGAGCTTCCGGCGCCCGAGATCCTCGGCGCCGCGATCGACGTCGAGCGCTCCCGCGTCTACGACCTGCGCCGCAGCCTCTTCGGCCCGGTCGACCCCGACCTCCAATCACGCGCCGAGCGCTACGCCCTCACGCGGATCGTCGAGGGCGCCTGCGCGGCCGACGTGCTGACGCAGGCGAACGAACGCGCGTCCATAGCGGTGCGCGCCGTCCTCGAGGCCGCCGGTGCGGGCCGCGTCACGATCAAGACGCGCACCCCCGGCCCATGCGAGTGGCCGCCGCCCACCCCATGA
- a CDS encoding MBL fold metallo-hydrolase, producing MRVHILDLNFMALDHAVAAFAIEGPDGWALVETGPGSTLPALVDGLAALGVHPTELAGALVTHIHLDHAGAAGWLARRGVPIYVHPVGAPHLVDPSRLVASATRIYGDEMDRLWGAILPAPADRVNAVEDGATVEVAGLTFRAVATPGHAKHHHAWRVGDALFTGDAGGVRLPGSRLVAVPAVPPEFDPDAWRTTMDRLLAECAALPATTLYLTHFGAVADGRWHFERLREELGDVVAFIGGQFDEGMDRDTILRLYVEWSRARALEAGVDAAELARFEAANPFGVSVDGVLRWLGRRAG from the coding sequence GTGCGCGTTCACATCCTCGACCTGAACTTCATGGCCCTCGACCACGCCGTCGCCGCCTTCGCCATCGAAGGGCCGGACGGCTGGGCGCTCGTCGAGACCGGACCCGGCTCGACGCTGCCGGCGCTCGTCGATGGTCTGGCGGCGCTCGGCGTCCATCCGACCGAGTTGGCCGGCGCGCTCGTGACGCACATCCACCTGGACCACGCCGGAGCGGCGGGCTGGCTGGCGCGCCGAGGCGTCCCGATCTACGTCCACCCCGTCGGCGCGCCCCACCTCGTCGACCCGTCGCGCCTCGTCGCCAGCGCGACGCGGATCTACGGAGATGAAATGGACCGGCTGTGGGGGGCGATCCTGCCGGCGCCAGCCGATCGGGTGAACGCGGTCGAGGACGGCGCGACCGTCGAGGTCGCCGGGCTCACGTTCCGGGCTGTCGCAACACCCGGCCACGCGAAGCACCACCACGCCTGGCGGGTGGGCGACGCGCTGTTCACGGGCGACGCGGGCGGCGTGCGCTTGCCGGGCAGCCGGCTGGTGGCCGTGCCGGCGGTGCCGCCGGAGTTCGATCCGGACGCGTGGCGGACGACGATGGATCGCCTGCTCGCGGAGTGCGCTGCCCTGCCGGCGACGACGCTGTACCTGACCCACTTCGGCGCGGTCGCCGATGGCCGGTGGCACTTCGAGCGGTTGCGCGAGGAGCTTGGCGACGTCGTCGCGTTCATCGGCGGGCAGTTCGACGAGGGCATGGATCGGGATACGATCTTGCGACTTTATGTCGAGTGGTCGCGGGCACGGGCGTTGGAGGCGGGCGTGGATGCGGCCGAGTTGGCGCGGTTCGAGGCAGCGAACCCGTTCGGTGTGAGCGTGGATGGGGTGCTCAGATGGTTGGGAAGGCGAGCGGGGTAG